The following proteins come from a genomic window of Bombyx mori chromosome 18, ASM3026992v2:
- the LOC101740596 gene encoding activating transcription factor 3 isoform X1, whose translation MNATSMSSTIPTIKCEDTSPSPVALGSDGESGTYNLSVNVNLSAAMINMLTAEGTNTTLRTPEIVNDVITMTNPLDQYNYEKNSSFKNGSGNDSNSSMSNGSSATSPSSSTPPSIQKTCSELIKAGLKLSIESKRKMSGSDTDVSVKRLKKEESDEDYDSSHTQQAKNEGNNRTTDSHQELCDLLDSMYTGKLTPEDEERRRRRRERNKIAATKCRMKKRERTVNLVTESEVLENQNIDLKAQLKDLEVQKRQLIDMLSLHAASCVKNNSTTRQSPTMQYNMIRSYDSPSTFPSSFEAHSPYIRPESANILASSYTCATPIGDSSVDTISSLDSIYPAQQLIEQEYNRPDSVLSLTPTSDPNFVTTDGFLPKATNLLIPIDAEQEYYDPDVNYNLASNQQCHTYPGSAADAQTKINNGLNDGCLV comes from the exons ATGAACGCAACGAGCATGAGCTCTACTATACCGACAATTAAATGTGAGGATACATCGCCATCGCCGGTTGCTTTAGGATCTGACGGAGAAAGTGGAACGTACAATTTGAGTGTTAATGTGAATCTAAGTGCTGCTATGATAAACATGCTGACCGCCGAGGGAACAAATACTACGCTTCGTACGCCGGAGATTGTAAACGATGTCATCACCATGACAAACCCCCTGGACCAGTATAATTACGAAAAGAATTCCAGTTTCAAG AACGGAAGCGGAAATGACTCCAACTCTTCGATGTCTAATGGCTCGTCGGCCACATCACCGTCTTCAAGCACTCCGCCCAGCATACAGAAG ACGTGCTCGGAACTTATCAAGGCTGGCCTGAAACTGTCCATTGAATCGAAACGCAAAATGTCCGGTAGCGATACAGACGTCAGCGTGAAACGACTCAAAAAGGAAGAAAGCGATGAAGATTACGATAGCAGTCACACGCAACAAGCCAAAAATGAAGGG AACAACAGGACGACCGATAGCCATCAGGAACTGTGTGATCTACTTGACTCAATGTATACGGGAAAG ctaACACCGGAAGACGAAGAACGGAGGCGGCGTAGAAGAGAACGGAATAAAATCGCGGCTACAAAGTGCAGAATGAAGAAACGGGAGAGAACCGTCAACTTGGTCACGGAGAGCGAGGTCCTCGAAAACCAGAATATTGATCTCAAAGCACAACTGAAG GATTTGGAAGTTCAGAAGCGGCAGTTGATTGACATGCTGTCGCTGCACGCCGCATCGTGTGTCAAGAACAATTCAACAACGAGGCAATCGCCTACAATGCAGTACAACATGATTCGTTCTTACGATTCTCCATCAACATTCCCCTCTTCGTTTGAAGCACACTCGCCATACATCCGACCCGAGTCCGCGAACATACTCGCATCAAGTTACACTTGCGCTACGCCGATAGGTGATTCTTCGGTGGACACGATTTCATCGCTGGACTCTATTTACCCGGCGCAGCAGTTGATTGAACAAGAATACAACAGGCCCGACAGCGTCCTTAGCCTAACTCCAACCTCGGATCCCAATTTCGTGACCACAGACGGGTTCCTGCCCAAAGCCACGAACCTCCTCATTCCGATTGACGCAGAGCAGGAATACTACGATCCTGATGTGAATTATAACTTGGCGAGCAATCAACAGTGCCATACTTATCCCGGATCGGCTGCAGATGCACAGACTAAAATCAACAACGGCCTGAACGATGGGTGTCTCGTTTAG
- the LOC101740596 gene encoding activating transcription factor 3 isoform X2 has translation MNATSMSSTIPTIKCEDTSPSPVALGSDGESGTYNLSVNVNLSAAMINMLTAEGTNTTLRTPEIVNDVITMTNPLDQYNYEKNSSFKNGSGNDSNSSMSNGSSATSPSSSTPPSIQKTCSELIKAGLKLSIESKRKMSGSDTDVSVKRLKKEESDEDYDSSHTQQAKNEGLTPEDEERRRRRRERNKIAATKCRMKKRERTVNLVTESEVLENQNIDLKAQLKDLEVQKRQLIDMLSLHAASCVKNNSTTRQSPTMQYNMIRSYDSPSTFPSSFEAHSPYIRPESANILASSYTCATPIGDSSVDTISSLDSIYPAQQLIEQEYNRPDSVLSLTPTSDPNFVTTDGFLPKATNLLIPIDAEQEYYDPDVNYNLASNQQCHTYPGSAADAQTKINNGLNDGCLV, from the exons ATGAACGCAACGAGCATGAGCTCTACTATACCGACAATTAAATGTGAGGATACATCGCCATCGCCGGTTGCTTTAGGATCTGACGGAGAAAGTGGAACGTACAATTTGAGTGTTAATGTGAATCTAAGTGCTGCTATGATAAACATGCTGACCGCCGAGGGAACAAATACTACGCTTCGTACGCCGGAGATTGTAAACGATGTCATCACCATGACAAACCCCCTGGACCAGTATAATTACGAAAAGAATTCCAGTTTCAAG AACGGAAGCGGAAATGACTCCAACTCTTCGATGTCTAATGGCTCGTCGGCCACATCACCGTCTTCAAGCACTCCGCCCAGCATACAGAAG ACGTGCTCGGAACTTATCAAGGCTGGCCTGAAACTGTCCATTGAATCGAAACGCAAAATGTCCGGTAGCGATACAGACGTCAGCGTGAAACGACTCAAAAAGGAAGAAAGCGATGAAGATTACGATAGCAGTCACACGCAACAAGCCAAAAATGAAGGG ctaACACCGGAAGACGAAGAACGGAGGCGGCGTAGAAGAGAACGGAATAAAATCGCGGCTACAAAGTGCAGAATGAAGAAACGGGAGAGAACCGTCAACTTGGTCACGGAGAGCGAGGTCCTCGAAAACCAGAATATTGATCTCAAAGCACAACTGAAG GATTTGGAAGTTCAGAAGCGGCAGTTGATTGACATGCTGTCGCTGCACGCCGCATCGTGTGTCAAGAACAATTCAACAACGAGGCAATCGCCTACAATGCAGTACAACATGATTCGTTCTTACGATTCTCCATCAACATTCCCCTCTTCGTTTGAAGCACACTCGCCATACATCCGACCCGAGTCCGCGAACATACTCGCATCAAGTTACACTTGCGCTACGCCGATAGGTGATTCTTCGGTGGACACGATTTCATCGCTGGACTCTATTTACCCGGCGCAGCAGTTGATTGAACAAGAATACAACAGGCCCGACAGCGTCCTTAGCCTAACTCCAACCTCGGATCCCAATTTCGTGACCACAGACGGGTTCCTGCCCAAAGCCACGAACCTCCTCATTCCGATTGACGCAGAGCAGGAATACTACGATCCTGATGTGAATTATAACTTGGCGAGCAATCAACAGTGCCATACTTATCCCGGATCGGCTGCAGATGCACAGACTAAAATCAACAACGGCCTGAACGATGGGTGTCTCGTTTAG